A stretch of the Aspergillus puulaauensis MK2 DNA, chromosome 6, nearly complete sequence genome encodes the following:
- a CDS encoding SYLF and SH3 domain-containing protein (COG:S;~EggNog:ENOG410PFWF;~InterPro:IPR033643,IPR036028,IPR007461,IPR001452;~PFAM:PF00018,PF04366,PF07653;~go_function: GO:0005515 - protein binding [Evidence IEA]) has protein sequence MPLGIHNPLPSSMNSECRKAGKILASFVDPRQAFGPDKVIPPEILAGAKGLAILTVLKAGFLGSGRFGSGIVVARLADGSWSAPSAIATAGAGFGGQIGFELTDFVFILNDAAAVRTFSQAGTLTLGGNVSLAAGPVGRNAEAAGAASTKGVAAIFAYSKTKGLFAGVSLEGSMLVERRDANEKLYSSRVSARQLLTGTIPPPPAAEPLMRVLNSRAFYGVRTNGDSMYNDIPVYDDRHDDVVWEGRRGDAYGEGARRDRTGYNAPSSDDYEYRDRPRRATTWADDVYDRPAGGGLSRSSTGRYGGRADTFDSITGNRARSNTYDDDYVYSDRKPSRPTAPKPVFGQRTGGAAPLRDDQAIALYTFDADQDGDLGFKKGEIITITKRTEKKEDWWTGRIGDRVGIFPANYVDAA, from the exons ATGCCTCTCGGAATTCATAACCCTCTTCCCTCGTCCATGAACA GCGAGTGCCGAAAGGCTGGGAAAATTCTCGCATCCTTTGTTGATCCGCGACAAGCATTCGGCCCTGACAAAGTCATCCCGCCGGAGATATTGGCTGGTGCTAAG GGTCTTGCCATTCTGACGGTTCTCAAAGCTGGATTCTTAGGTTCTGGTCGATTTGGTTCTGGCATTGTTGTTGCTCGACTGGCCGATGGGTCATGGTCCGCTCCGTCCGCGATCGCAACCGCAGGTGCTGGATTTGGAGGTCAGATTGGGTTTGAGTTGACcgacttcgtcttcatccttaACGATGCTGCCGCTGTTCGCACATTTTCCCAGGCCGGAACTCTGACGCTGGGAGGAAACGTTTCGCTCGCAGCCGGGCCGGTTGGTCGCAATGCAGAAGCTGCTGGTGCCGCAAGCACCAAGGGCGTAGCAGCTATATTCGCATATTCCAAAACCAAGGGACTTTTCGCTGGTGTTAGTTTGGAAGGAAGCATGTTGGTCGAGCGTAGGGATGCCAACGAAAAGCTCTACAGCAGCCGAGTGTCTGCTCGCCAACTCCTCACTGGCACAATTCCGCCTCCACCTGCGGCGGAACCTCTGATGCGAGTGCTAAATTCTCGTGCTTTCTATGGAGTACGCACGAATGGTGACTCCATGTACAATGATATTCCTGTTTATGATGATCGCCATGACGACGTGGTCTGGGAGGGTCGCCGAGGAGACGCATATGGCGAGGGGGCGCGGCGCGATCGGACTGGATACAATGCGCCTTCTTCAGATGACTACGAGTACCGAGATCGACCGCGCCGGGCGACAACATGGGCTGACGATGTATATGACCGGCCCGCTGGAGGAGGCTTAAGCCGTTCTTCCACTGGCCGCTACGGCGGACGCGCCGATACTTTCGACTCAATTACCGGTAACCGCGCGCGGAGCAACACATACGACGACGACTACGTGTACTCTGACCGAAAACCTAGTCGACCTACAGCGCCGAAGCCTGTTTTTGGGCAGCGCACTGGGGGTGCTGCTCCTCTACGTGATGACCAGGCTATCGCGCTATATACATTCGATGCAGACCAGGACGGTGATTTGGGTTTCAAGAAAGGGGAGATCATCACGATTACCAAACGTaccgaaaagaaagaggacTGGTGGACAGGGCGAATCGGTGACCGTGTCGGCATATTCCCAGC GAACTACGTAGACGCAGCTTAG